A window from Methylococcus mesophilus encodes these proteins:
- a CDS encoding DUF2269 domain-containing protein: MIYTLLKFVHVLGAILIGGGLIGVWISDLRSRQVRELPQIAEAVRSIAVFYDGVVVPGALLLLASGTWLIVRFFGGWDFAGTPWLAGMVALFVFEFVEGNTVTRLYFIRLRRLTREALSAGVITPELEKARAEHLPTFTHFLDLPMLFVIVALGVIKPTTWMLFIFGTVVAIVSAGFLTLLVPRLHPWNSKTVNRSPQTTGP; the protein is encoded by the coding sequence ATGATCTACACCTTGCTGAAATTCGTCCATGTCTTGGGCGCCATCCTGATCGGCGGCGGACTCATTGGCGTGTGGATCTCCGATCTGCGCTCGCGGCAGGTGCGCGAACTCCCCCAGATTGCCGAAGCCGTCCGCAGCATCGCGGTGTTCTACGACGGCGTCGTGGTTCCCGGTGCGCTCCTATTGCTGGCGTCGGGAACGTGGCTGATCGTCCGTTTCTTCGGCGGCTGGGATTTCGCCGGCACGCCGTGGCTGGCCGGGATGGTAGCCTTGTTCGTCTTCGAGTTCGTGGAAGGCAACACAGTCACCCGGCTCTATTTCATACGCTTGCGCCGGCTGACTCGGGAGGCACTGTCGGCTGGCGTCATCACGCCCGAGTTGGAGAAGGCGCGGGCGGAACATCTGCCGACTTTTACGCATTTTCTGGATTTGCCTATGCTGTTCGTCATCGTTGCCTTGGGGGTGATCAAGCCGACGACCTGGATGCTGTTTATCTTCGGCACCGTGGTGGCCATCGTATCGGCAGGCTTTCTGACTCTCCTCGTACCTCGTCTTCATCCGTGGAACTCAAAGACCGTTAACCGGTCGCCGCAGACGACAGGACCTTAA